In Aminobacterium sp. MB27-C1, a single genomic region encodes these proteins:
- a CDS encoding NFACT family protein, with the protein MIYGAEFVSKWIIEMKEMFLGQRLFRVESGDTWLALRFSSQTLSLLISWHPQHFGCCLIDEEDLDLMKRFSSGKLRFADALKSHLVKGELTAVEQIDFDRLLILKFSRKVGAGFDVENSLVFECMERNSNLILLDENNTIIDCVKHIHPEINRYRTVVPSHPYITPPPLQGPSPFDIQPEDSAYEDIAMMKGIGKGLRQFIKAHQSLFTSGEWIGNIAKLYNEETLKNSLIQTWKNYVTIFPLLLEDMIPVSENKALIVSKDFVVDPLLWDKSNRLKKDTLKVIKKEIKSLERHRKGIEKQRSESEKAPWYKNCGELLLANLYKIPPRTENISLTGWTEDGEITLQIPLDPKKNASDNAAVYFKKYKKAKGDLEKIEREISELTDKISELQDQIDIIEELEVPSMIDSVCRDIKEWLVPNKNKKRKRSKKESSTPPHLRLSYEEALILVGLNARGNRHVTFQEATAGDIWLHVHEIPGSHVIIKHPEARKENLEGTDLLVLAASLAAFFSKARHSTKVQVDYTERKHVRHIPGSGIAHVTYTHPETILIEPDRWKEYFSEKEIALGEVRP; encoded by the coding sequence ATGATATATGGTGCAGAATTTGTCTCTAAATGGATTATAGAAATGAAAGAAATGTTTCTTGGGCAACGGCTTTTTCGTGTGGAGAGCGGAGATACATGGTTAGCACTTCGCTTCTCTTCTCAGACTCTTTCTCTTTTGATAAGTTGGCATCCTCAGCATTTCGGATGTTGTCTTATCGATGAAGAAGATCTTGATTTAATGAAGCGTTTTTCATCGGGGAAACTTCGCTTTGCAGATGCCCTTAAAAGCCATCTTGTAAAAGGCGAGCTAACTGCTGTTGAACAAATAGATTTTGACAGACTTTTAATATTAAAATTTTCTCGCAAGGTAGGAGCAGGTTTTGATGTAGAAAATTCTCTTGTTTTTGAATGCATGGAAAGGAATAGTAATCTTATTCTTCTTGACGAAAATAACACTATCATTGATTGTGTTAAACATATCCATCCAGAAATTAACAGGTACAGAACGGTTGTGCCCTCTCATCCCTACATTACTCCTCCTCCACTTCAAGGGCCATCTCCTTTTGATATTCAACCGGAAGACTCTGCTTATGAAGATATCGCTATGATGAAGGGAATTGGTAAAGGGCTTAGACAATTTATAAAAGCTCATCAATCTCTTTTTACATCAGGCGAATGGATAGGCAATATTGCAAAACTTTACAACGAAGAGACCCTCAAAAATAGCCTTATACAGACGTGGAAGAACTATGTTACGATCTTTCCCCTTTTATTGGAAGATATGATACCTGTGAGCGAAAATAAGGCCCTTATTGTGTCTAAAGACTTTGTGGTCGATCCTTTACTTTGGGATAAAAGCAACAGGCTTAAGAAAGATACGCTGAAGGTTATAAAGAAAGAGATAAAATCTCTTGAGCGACATCGTAAGGGCATAGAGAAGCAACGTTCAGAATCAGAAAAAGCACCGTGGTATAAAAATTGTGGTGAATTGCTGCTAGCCAATCTATATAAAATTCCACCTCGAACAGAAAACATTTCTCTTACAGGTTGGACAGAAGATGGGGAAATTACACTACAGATCCCTTTAGATCCCAAAAAAAACGCTTCTGATAATGCTGCTGTTTACTTTAAAAAGTACAAAAAAGCAAAGGGAGATCTTGAAAAAATCGAGCGTGAAATCTCTGAACTGACAGATAAAATATCGGAGCTTCAAGATCAGATAGATATTATTGAAGAACTTGAGGTTCCATCAATGATTGATTCCGTGTGCCGGGATATAAAAGAGTGGCTTGTTCCTAATAAAAATAAAAAGAGGAAACGTTCGAAAAAAGAGTCTTCAACTCCACCTCATCTTCGTCTCTCTTATGAGGAAGCTCTTATTCTTGTTGGTCTGAATGCTCGAGGAAACCGACATGTTACTTTTCAAGAAGCAACTGCTGGAGATATATGGCTTCATGTGCATGAAATTCCAGGTTCGCATGTCATTATTAAACATCCAGAAGCACGAAAGGAAAATCTTGAAGGGACCGATTTATTGGTACTAGCTGCTTCATTGGCCGCCTTTTTCAGTAAAGCTCGCCATTCTACCAAAGTACAAGTAGATTATACGGAACGGAAACATGTGCGACATATTCCCGGAAGCGGCATAGCTCACGTTACTTATACTCATCCGGAAACAATTCTTATCGAGCCCGATCGCTGGAAAGAATATTTTTCAGAAAAAGAGATAGCTCTTGGGGAAGTTCGGCCCTGA
- a CDS encoding RluA family pseudouridine synthase — MSEKENKELWEGNENSEEVQENSNEGKILTSPQEKDANLRLDLFLANELGLTRNYIQKLIHMGNVEILNLQRKLKAALKVSPEMQIVVTLPPIETLEVEPEPVSFEVAYEDSSLLVINKPSGLVVHPAPGNWHGTLVHGLLYAYPDMRKFDEEVRPGIVHRLDGGTSGLLVVARNRNVLLLLQEQFRSRSVEKKYLALCRGTPHRKTGLIDAPIGRSHRNRVMMAVTESGRPSLTEYRVLWSQKNYSLIECTLHTGRTHQIRVHLKHIGCPLVGDELYGTKECLQKTPGRIFLHAWKLTFTHPITGREMKFRAELPQELSLFLKNILSSDRAR; from the coding sequence GGAAGGCAATGAAAATAGCGAGGAAGTTCAAGAAAATAGTAACGAAGGGAAAATTCTAACCTCTCCTCAAGAGAAAGATGCAAATCTGCGTCTTGATCTCTTTCTTGCCAATGAATTAGGGCTGACCCGCAATTATATTCAAAAGCTTATTCATATGGGAAATGTTGAGATTTTAAATCTTCAGCGTAAGCTCAAGGCGGCGTTGAAAGTGTCGCCTGAAATGCAGATTGTCGTAACTTTGCCACCCATAGAAACATTGGAAGTCGAGCCTGAACCTGTCTCTTTTGAAGTCGCATATGAGGATTCGTCTCTTCTCGTTATAAACAAACCTTCTGGACTCGTAGTACATCCAGCGCCAGGAAATTGGCATGGGACGTTGGTTCATGGTTTACTTTATGCCTACCCTGATATGAGAAAATTTGACGAAGAGGTTCGTCCAGGTATTGTTCATCGCCTTGATGGAGGAACATCCGGTCTTCTTGTTGTTGCCAGAAACCGCAATGTTCTTTTACTTCTTCAGGAACAATTTCGTTCTCGCTCTGTTGAGAAAAAATATCTCGCTTTATGTCGCGGAACTCCACATAGGAAAACAGGTCTTATAGACGCGCCTATAGGCCGTAGCCATCGCAACAGAGTTATGATGGCTGTTACTGAGTCAGGTCGGCCGTCACTAACGGAATATAGAGTGCTTTGGAGCCAAAAAAACTATAGCCTTATAGAATGTACCCTCCATACGGGGCGTACCCATCAAATTCGCGTACATCTCAAACATATTGGATGCCCACTTGTTGGTGATGAACTCTATGGAACTAAAGAGTGTCTTCAAAAGACGCCAGGCAGAATTTTTCTTCATGCCTGGAAACTTACGTTTACACATCCGATAACTGGCCGAGAAATGAAATTCAGGGCCGAACTTCCCCAAGAGCTATCTCTTTTTCTGAAAAATATTCTTTCCAGCGATCGGGCTCGATAA
- a CDS encoding enoyl-CoA hydratase/isomerase family protein codes for MSYKEITIEKWEDRVGRITLNRPENLNTFNSQMACELDKALLELDEDKDIRVIIVKGAGRVFCAGIDLKEFPEQNPLEYREWVERMEKSFVTISKMKKPVIAQVHGVAAANGLGLIAAADLAVASEDARMGLTAINVGLHCVGPVIAVSKSVGRKKALEMVLYGNLIHAQEALSLGLINKVVPFDRLEDETRSWASELAQKSPLAIQMAKQGFYTLQDMEYEKQFAYANEVFARLCTTEDALEGISAFFEKRSPHWKER; via the coding sequence ATGAGCTATAAAGAGATAACTATTGAAAAGTGGGAAGATCGTGTAGGGCGAATAACATTGAATCGTCCAGAAAATCTCAATACTTTTAATAGCCAGATGGCATGTGAACTTGATAAAGCTCTTCTTGAACTTGATGAAGATAAAGATATACGAGTAATTATTGTAAAGGGTGCAGGAAGAGTTTTTTGTGCCGGTATAGATCTTAAGGAATTTCCTGAACAGAACCCGTTGGAGTATCGAGAGTGGGTTGAAAGAATGGAAAAATCTTTTGTGACAATCTCTAAGATGAAAAAGCCTGTTATTGCCCAGGTTCATGGTGTCGCTGCTGCAAATGGTTTAGGACTTATCGCTGCAGCGGATCTTGCGGTTGCTTCAGAAGACGCACGAATGGGATTGACAGCGATTAATGTGGGTCTTCATTGTGTTGGTCCTGTAATTGCCGTATCTAAGTCTGTAGGGCGCAAAAAGGCTTTAGAAATGGTGTTATATGGGAATCTTATTCATGCTCAAGAAGCTCTTTCTCTTGGTTTGATTAATAAGGTTGTACCTTTCGATAGACTAGAAGATGAAACGAGAAGTTGGGCTTCTGAACTGGCTCAGAAAAGTCCACTCGCAATACAAATGGCTAAGCAAGGCTTTTATACATTACAAGATATGGAATATGAAAAACAATTTGCCTACGCTAATGAGGTTTTTGCGAGACTCTGCACTACAGAAGACGCTCTAGAAGGAATTTCTGCTTTTTTTGAAAAACGTTCCCCTCACTGGAAAGAAAGATAA